From a single Thalassophryne amazonica chromosome 7, fThaAma1.1, whole genome shotgun sequence genomic region:
- the LOC117514476 gene encoding pancreatic progenitor cell differentiation and proliferation factor A-like, with the protein MAAIPSGGSFIATHDYYRRRLGSSSSSSSCSSTEYTGEVLPHHPGLPRQDSGHWWTSFFFTKQNQLSKQNGSDSQKNRTYTVTGSQVGCIAREMAFKRQSSENEQFEPSAPPPASA; encoded by the exons ATGGCAGCGATTCCATCAGGTGGCTCCTTTATTGCCACTCATGATTATTACAGAA GACGGCTCGGGTCCAgctccagcagcagctcctgcagcagTACAGAATACACAGGAGAGGTCCTTCCACACCACCCAG GACTTCCAAGGCAAGATTCTGGCCACTGGTGGACTTCGtttttctttacaaaacagaACCAGCTCAGCAAGCAGAATGGATCTGACTCTCAAAA GAACAGAACCTACACAGTGACCGGTAGTCAGGTGGGCTGCATTGCCAGGGAAATGGCTTTTAAGAGGCAAAGCAGTGAAAATGAGCAGTTTGAGCCATCAGCACCTCCACCAGCCTCTGCCTAG